In Rubripirellula tenax, the following are encoded in one genomic region:
- a CDS encoding class I SAM-dependent methyltransferase, producing the protein MDDQYRLLDFGDGRKLESVGGYLIDRPCPAAAWSKPADKSKWQNVDARYDADTKRWTYHSPWPKDHSIQCEGFKMPSGATPFGHIGFFPEQADNWRWLAESEFTDSVPTATPNTDRPKGLNLFGYTGASTLAMIRGGFQVAHVDAAKPNVHAVRIAAKANGWDDPPIRYLVDDAAKFAAREVRRDKRYHTIVLDPPAYGHGPSGRSWRLERDLWPLLEDCLRLIDANRFRLLISGHSPEVDQGDVTDFLSQSKHLDPSSLRITSGRSQLTDQAGRALDTGFFVRVER; encoded by the coding sequence ATGGACGACCAGTATCGATTGTTGGACTTTGGCGACGGTCGAAAGCTGGAATCGGTTGGCGGCTATCTGATCGATCGCCCCTGTCCCGCCGCCGCCTGGTCAAAGCCCGCCGACAAGTCGAAGTGGCAAAACGTGGACGCGAGATACGACGCAGACACGAAACGCTGGACCTATCACTCGCCGTGGCCCAAAGATCATTCGATTCAGTGCGAGGGATTCAAAATGCCATCCGGGGCGACGCCTTTCGGACACATCGGATTTTTCCCCGAGCAGGCCGATAACTGGCGTTGGCTCGCGGAATCGGAATTCACCGATTCGGTACCGACGGCGACTCCCAACACGGACCGCCCGAAAGGATTGAACTTGTTCGGTTACACCGGCGCCAGCACACTGGCCATGATTCGAGGTGGGTTTCAAGTCGCCCACGTTGACGCCGCCAAGCCGAACGTCCATGCGGTTCGCATCGCGGCAAAGGCGAACGGTTGGGACGATCCACCCATTCGATACTTGGTCGATGACGCTGCGAAATTTGCCGCGCGTGAAGTCCGCCGTGACAAGCGTTATCATACGATCGTGTTGGATCCACCCGCCTACGGGCATGGACCCAGCGGCCGCTCGTGGCGTTTGGAACGCGATCTTTGGCCGTTGCTCGAAGACTGTTTGAGACTGATCGATGCCAACCGGTTTCGGTTGCTGATCAGCGGTCACTCACCAGAAGTCGACCAGGGCGACGTCACAGACTTTTTAAGCCAATCAAAACATCTCGATCCGTCCAGTTTGCGAATCACGTCAGGTCGATCACAATTAACCGATCAAGCCGGTCGAGCCCTCGACACGGGGTTCTTCGTGAGAGTCGAACGGTAA
- the larE gene encoding ATP-dependent sacrificial sulfur transferase LarE, which translates to MPSEPKDAAVADKATRLIDRLSQFAHVAVAFSGGVDSSVVAAAALRARANAAIAVTARSPSLAKSQAEIAVRVAGEMGIAHRFVETDEINNGDYRRNDGRRCFFCKQTLYRTMAAIAAHHPSSVIVSGTNADDLDDYRPGLKAAEEASVVAPLAELGLNKRDVRQLAVYFGLSNHDLAAAPCLASRVAYGVEVTTERLSRIERAEAWLADRKFVHFRVRLHEGELARIEVTKDRIADLVALDMDGALTDAFVSFGFKYVTIDTRGFRSGSLNEVLTPQSISLYSIGETAS; encoded by the coding sequence ATGCCTAGTGAACCGAAAGACGCAGCGGTAGCCGACAAAGCGACGCGATTGATCGATCGGCTGTCACAGTTTGCGCACGTCGCGGTTGCGTTTTCCGGCGGTGTCGATAGCAGTGTTGTCGCGGCCGCTGCACTTCGGGCACGCGCGAACGCTGCCATTGCGGTGACGGCGCGCTCACCGAGTCTTGCCAAGTCGCAAGCCGAGATTGCCGTCCGCGTCGCCGGCGAGATGGGTATCGCACATCGATTCGTCGAAACGGACGAGATCAACAACGGCGACTACCGACGTAACGATGGGCGGCGTTGTTTCTTTTGCAAACAAACGCTGTACCGAACGATGGCTGCGATCGCGGCACACCACCCGTCGTCAGTCATCGTATCGGGAACGAATGCCGACGATTTGGACGACTATCGTCCGGGCTTGAAGGCTGCGGAGGAAGCATCCGTCGTAGCGCCGCTTGCCGAACTGGGACTGAACAAACGAGACGTCCGACAACTGGCGGTTTACTTTGGGTTGTCGAATCACGATCTTGCCGCCGCGCCGTGTTTGGCCAGCCGAGTTGCCTACGGTGTCGAAGTCACTACCGAGCGGCTATCGCGAATCGAAAGGGCCGAGGCTTGGCTGGCCGACCGAAAGTTTGTCCATTTTCGCGTACGTTTGCACGAAGGCGAATTGGCGCGGATCGAAGTCACCAAAGATCGGATCGCCGATTTGGTGGCACTCGACATGGACGGAGCACTGACGGACGCTTTTGTATCTTTCGGTTTCAAGTACGTGACGATCGACACTCGCGGATTTCGATCGGGTAGCCTCAACGAGGTTTTGACGCCGCAATCGATCTCTCTTTATTCCATCGGTGAGACAGCTTCGTGA